The proteins below are encoded in one region of Acanthochromis polyacanthus isolate Apoly-LR-REF ecotype Palm Island chromosome 4, KAUST_Apoly_ChrSc, whole genome shotgun sequence:
- the osbpl1a gene encoding oxysterol-binding protein-related protein 1 isoform X2 — MEELDPEEQFLRYARNGDLPGVQRLLMSKIKEETQININCKGKSKSNLGWTPLHLACYFGHKDVVEELLKAGADVNLPNNIGDTPLHKAAFTGRKEVVMLLLHYDACATVINGTAQIPKDVTQNAEIRSMLEAAERTEERKLEEKLLEAAREGDLSTLTQLLSRKKPPDINCTDLLGNTPLHCAAYRGQRQCALKLLKSGANLSVKNKNGQSVCDLANDTAMKQFLEGTVHRGLARHVKKYEGLLWKSSRFFGWRSYWVVLQDGVISWYSKQSDAAANVRRQGCKSLTNAHCLIRAKDNCFFTLKCFDDSVHHFKVSPKTEPEAARKEWLDALEEHSAFSTHYCSQEQGSEEEEEEEVMSLGELTDSLQAAEASQKKLEKEVEALVSMLKNDGLSEGFPSAIVQKMQEICELSSETKSSLGVCLSLFSRQEGVRSVKLEQEVEKNKILSEALQTLATEHHELEQSVVKGSSPRSALSEDEFHDAVSESESELSLSGFETVASHSCDEDEEDEGSVMLSSPCSSPTSMLQEDNHGNKDELQHNGITRHRTSLPAPMFSRNDFSIWSILRNCIGMELSKITMPVIFNEPLSFLQRLTEYMEHTYLIHQANASSDSVERMKCVAAFAVSAVASQWERTGKPFNPLLGETYELVREDLGFRLISEQVSHHPPVSAFHAEGLKQDFVFHGSIYPKLKFWGKSVEAEPKGIITLELPKYNEAYTWTNPTCCVHNIIVGQLWIEQYGNMEVINHRTGERCCLNFKPCGLFGKELHKVEGYILDKSKKKLCALYGKWTECLYVVDPSAFEAHKKNDKKGSEEKKSSKAGCSEDQEGVPSSPAADTVEVIAGSQLLWRITPRPANSAQMYSFTSFAMQLNELHREMEGVIPQTDCRLRPDIRAMENGDIDLASEEKKRLEEKQRAARKNRSKSDEEWKTKWFQQGQNPHTSSQDWLFCGGYWDRAYSQQPDIY, encoded by the exons ATGGAGGAGTTGGATCCAGAAGAGCAGTTCCTGCGGTACGCCCGGAATGGAGATCTGCCCGGGGTTCAGAGGCTCCTCATGTCCAAGATAAAGGAAGAGACGCAGATCAACATCAATTGCAAAG GTAAAAGTAAATCGAACTTGGGATGGACGCCTCTTCATTTGGCCTGTTATTTCGGACATAAAGATGTAGTGGAGGAATTGCTCAAG GCGGGGGCAGATGTTAACTTACCCAATAATATTGGAGATACACCTCTGCACAAAGCTGCCTTCACAGGAAGGAAG GAGGttgtcatgctgctgctgcactatGATGCATGTGCTACTGTCATCAATGGGACAGCACAGATTCCCAAAGATGTCACTCAAAATGCAGAGATCAGAAGCATGTTGGAAG CGGCTGAGAGAACGGAGGAGAGGAAACTGGAGGAGAAACTTTTGGAAGCTGCTCGTGAAGGAGACCTTTCAACGTTAACTCAGCTG ctcagcagGAAGAAGCCTCCGGACATCAACTGCACAGATCTGTTGGGTAACACTCCgctgcactgtgcagcctatCGAGGCCAGAGGCAGTGTGCCCTAAAGCTGCTCAAGAGTGGAGCCAACCTCAGCGTCAAAAACAAGAATG GCCAGTCGGTGTGTGACCTGGCCAACGATACGGCCATGAAGCAGTTTCTTGAAGGCACCGTTCATCGA GGTTTGGCCCGACATGTCAAGAAGTATGAAGGACTCCTCTGGAAG AGCTCCAGATTTTTTGGCTGGCGCTCCTACTGGGTTGTTCTTCAGGACGGGGTGATCTCCTGGTACTCAAAACA GTCCGACGCAGCTGCCAATGTCAGAAGGCAAGGCTGCAAGTCCCTCACAAACGCTCACTGTTTG ATACGAGCAAAAGATAACTGCTTTTTCACGCTCAAGTGCTTTGACGACAGCGTGCATCACTTCAAAGTATCGCCTAAAACTGAGCCAGAGGCAGCAAGAAAG GAATGGCTGGATGCGCTGGAGGAGCACTCGGCGTTCAGCACACACTATTGTTCCCAAGAGCAAGgcagcgaggaggaggaggaggaggaagtgatgTCACTCGGGGAGCTCACAGACTCGCTACAG GCAGCAGAGGCCAGCCAAAAGAAGCTGGAGAAGGAGGTGGAAGCGCTCGTGTCCATGCTGAAAAATGATGGGCTTTCAGAAG GATTTCCATCAGCTATAGTGCAGAAAATGCAAGAAATCTGTGAGTTATCCAGTGAGACCAAGTCCAGTCTCGGCGTTTGCCTCAGCCTCTTCTCCAGACAGGAAGGG GTGCGCAGTGTGAAATTGGAGCAGGAGGTAGAGAAGAATAAGATCCTCTCCGAAGCGCTGCAGACTCTGGCCACCGAGCACCACGAACTTGAGCAATCCGTCGTCAAGGGATCTTCACCGCGCAGTGCCCTCAGCGAGGATGAGTTCCACGACGCCGTGTCTG AGTCAGAATCGGAGCTCTCCCTGAGCGGTTTTGAGACGGTGGCCAGCCATTCCTGTgacgaggacgaggaggacgaAGGCTCTGTCATGCTAAGCAGCCCGTGCAGCAGCCCCACCAGCATGTTGCAGGAGgataaccatggcaacaaggaTGAGCTTCAACACAACGGGATAACAAGGCATAG gACCAGCTTACCTGCACCGATGTTTTCAAGAAATGACTTCAGCATTTGGAGTATCCTGAGGAACTGCATTGGAATG GAGCTCTCCAAGATCACAATGCCGGTGATTTTCAACGAGCCGCTCAGCTTCTTGCAGCGTCTGACCGAGTACATGGAGCACACGTACCTCATTCACCAGGCTAACGCCTCCTCGGACTCTGTTGAGAGGATGAAG TGTGTGGCTGCGTTTGCTGTGTCTGCTGTGGCCTCTCAATGGGAGCGGACTGGGAAACCCTTCAACCCTCTGCTGGGAGAAACCTATGAACTGGTCAG AGAGGATCTGGGCTTCAGGCTCATATCAGAGCAGGTGAGCCACCATCCTCCTGTCAGTGCCTTCCATGCTGAGGGTCTGAAGCAGGACTTTGTGTTTCATGGGTCCATCTACCCCAAGCTGAAGTTCTGGGGTAAAAGTGTAGAAGCTGAGCCAAAAGGCATCATCACACTGGAGCTGCCCAA GTACAATGAAGCCTACACATGGACAAACCCCACATGTTGTGTTCACAACATCATCGTGGGTCAGCTGTGGATTGAGCAGTATGGAAATATGGAGGTGATCAACCACAG AACTGGCGAACGATGCTGCCTGAATTTCAAACCATGTGGCCTTTTTGGAAAAGAATTGCACAAAGTTGAAGGCTACATTCTGGATAAGAG caaaAAGAAGCTGTGTGCTCTCTATGGGAAGTGGACCGAGTGTCTGTATGTCGTTGATCCGTCTGCGTTTGAGGCGCACaagaaaaacgacaaaaaagggtcagaggagaagaaaagcagcaaagcg GGCTGCAGCGAGGATCAGGAGGGGGTTCCTTCTTCTCCAGCTGcagacactgtggaggtgaTTGCAGGCAGCCAGCTGCTCTGGAGAATCACACCCAGACCTGCAAACTCAGCCCAG ATGTACAGCTTCACATCCTTTGCGATGCAGCTGAACGAGCTGCACAGGGAGATGGAGGGAGTCATTCCCCAGACCGACTGCAGGCTCAGACCGGACATACGAGCCATGGAGAACGGCGACATCG ACCTCGCCagtgaggagaagaagaggctCGAGGAGAAGCAAAGAGCTGCTCGCAAAAACCGCTCCAAATCTGACGAGGAGTGGAAGACCAA GTGGTTTCAGCAGGGCCAGAACCCCCACACCAGCTCCCAGGACTGGCTCTTCTGTGGCGGATACTGGGACAGAGCATACAGCCAGCAGCCGGACATTTACTAA
- the osbpl1a gene encoding oxysterol-binding protein-related protein 1 isoform X1, translating into MEELDPEEQFLRYARNGDLPGVQRLLMSKIKEETQININCKGKSKSNLGWTPLHLACYFGHKDVVEELLKAGADVNLPNNIGDTPLHKAAFTGRKEVVMLLLHYDACATVINGTAQIPKDVTQNAEIRSMLEAAERTEERKLEEKLLEAAREGDLSTLTQLLSRKKPPDINCTDLLGNTPLHCAAYRGQRQCALKLLKSGANLSVKNKNGQSVCDLANDTAMKQFLEGTVHRGLARHVKKYEGLLWKSSRFFGWRSYWVVLQDGVISWYSKQSDAAANVRRQGCKSLTNAHCLIRAKDNCFFTLKCFDDSVHHFKVSPKTEPEAARKEWLDALEEHSAFSTHYCSQEQGSEEEEEEEVMSLGELTDSLQAAEASQKKLEKEVEALVSMLKNDGLSEGFPSAIVQKMQEICELSSETKSSLGVCLSLFSRQEGVRSVKLEQEVEKNKILSEALQTLATEHHELEQSVVKGSSPRSALSEDEFHDAVSESESELSLSGFETVASHSCDEDEEDEGSVMLSSPCSSPTSMLQEDNHGNKDELQHNGITRHRTSLPAPMFSRNDFSIWSILRNCIGMELSKITMPVIFNEPLSFLQRLTEYMEHTYLIHQANASSDSVERMKCVAAFAVSAVASQWERTGKPFNPLLGETYELVREDLGFRLISEQVSHHPPVSAFHAEGLKQDFVFHGSIYPKLKFWGKSVEAEPKGIITLELPKYNEAYTWTNPTCCVHNIIVGQLWIEQYGNMEVINHRTGERCCLNFKPCGLFGKELHKVEGYILDKSKKKLCALYGKWTECLYVVDPSAFEAHKKNDKKGSEEKKSSKAGCSEDQEGVPSSPAADTVEVIAGSQLLWRITPRPANSAQMYSFTSFAMQLNELHREMEGVIPQTDCRLRPDIRAMENGDIDLASEEKKRLEEKQRAARKNRSKSDEEWKTKSPALGPRWFQQGQNPHTSSQDWLFCGGYWDRAYSQQPDIY; encoded by the exons ATGGAGGAGTTGGATCCAGAAGAGCAGTTCCTGCGGTACGCCCGGAATGGAGATCTGCCCGGGGTTCAGAGGCTCCTCATGTCCAAGATAAAGGAAGAGACGCAGATCAACATCAATTGCAAAG GTAAAAGTAAATCGAACTTGGGATGGACGCCTCTTCATTTGGCCTGTTATTTCGGACATAAAGATGTAGTGGAGGAATTGCTCAAG GCGGGGGCAGATGTTAACTTACCCAATAATATTGGAGATACACCTCTGCACAAAGCTGCCTTCACAGGAAGGAAG GAGGttgtcatgctgctgctgcactatGATGCATGTGCTACTGTCATCAATGGGACAGCACAGATTCCCAAAGATGTCACTCAAAATGCAGAGATCAGAAGCATGTTGGAAG CGGCTGAGAGAACGGAGGAGAGGAAACTGGAGGAGAAACTTTTGGAAGCTGCTCGTGAAGGAGACCTTTCAACGTTAACTCAGCTG ctcagcagGAAGAAGCCTCCGGACATCAACTGCACAGATCTGTTGGGTAACACTCCgctgcactgtgcagcctatCGAGGCCAGAGGCAGTGTGCCCTAAAGCTGCTCAAGAGTGGAGCCAACCTCAGCGTCAAAAACAAGAATG GCCAGTCGGTGTGTGACCTGGCCAACGATACGGCCATGAAGCAGTTTCTTGAAGGCACCGTTCATCGA GGTTTGGCCCGACATGTCAAGAAGTATGAAGGACTCCTCTGGAAG AGCTCCAGATTTTTTGGCTGGCGCTCCTACTGGGTTGTTCTTCAGGACGGGGTGATCTCCTGGTACTCAAAACA GTCCGACGCAGCTGCCAATGTCAGAAGGCAAGGCTGCAAGTCCCTCACAAACGCTCACTGTTTG ATACGAGCAAAAGATAACTGCTTTTTCACGCTCAAGTGCTTTGACGACAGCGTGCATCACTTCAAAGTATCGCCTAAAACTGAGCCAGAGGCAGCAAGAAAG GAATGGCTGGATGCGCTGGAGGAGCACTCGGCGTTCAGCACACACTATTGTTCCCAAGAGCAAGgcagcgaggaggaggaggaggaggaagtgatgTCACTCGGGGAGCTCACAGACTCGCTACAG GCAGCAGAGGCCAGCCAAAAGAAGCTGGAGAAGGAGGTGGAAGCGCTCGTGTCCATGCTGAAAAATGATGGGCTTTCAGAAG GATTTCCATCAGCTATAGTGCAGAAAATGCAAGAAATCTGTGAGTTATCCAGTGAGACCAAGTCCAGTCTCGGCGTTTGCCTCAGCCTCTTCTCCAGACAGGAAGGG GTGCGCAGTGTGAAATTGGAGCAGGAGGTAGAGAAGAATAAGATCCTCTCCGAAGCGCTGCAGACTCTGGCCACCGAGCACCACGAACTTGAGCAATCCGTCGTCAAGGGATCTTCACCGCGCAGTGCCCTCAGCGAGGATGAGTTCCACGACGCCGTGTCTG AGTCAGAATCGGAGCTCTCCCTGAGCGGTTTTGAGACGGTGGCCAGCCATTCCTGTgacgaggacgaggaggacgaAGGCTCTGTCATGCTAAGCAGCCCGTGCAGCAGCCCCACCAGCATGTTGCAGGAGgataaccatggcaacaaggaTGAGCTTCAACACAACGGGATAACAAGGCATAG gACCAGCTTACCTGCACCGATGTTTTCAAGAAATGACTTCAGCATTTGGAGTATCCTGAGGAACTGCATTGGAATG GAGCTCTCCAAGATCACAATGCCGGTGATTTTCAACGAGCCGCTCAGCTTCTTGCAGCGTCTGACCGAGTACATGGAGCACACGTACCTCATTCACCAGGCTAACGCCTCCTCGGACTCTGTTGAGAGGATGAAG TGTGTGGCTGCGTTTGCTGTGTCTGCTGTGGCCTCTCAATGGGAGCGGACTGGGAAACCCTTCAACCCTCTGCTGGGAGAAACCTATGAACTGGTCAG AGAGGATCTGGGCTTCAGGCTCATATCAGAGCAGGTGAGCCACCATCCTCCTGTCAGTGCCTTCCATGCTGAGGGTCTGAAGCAGGACTTTGTGTTTCATGGGTCCATCTACCCCAAGCTGAAGTTCTGGGGTAAAAGTGTAGAAGCTGAGCCAAAAGGCATCATCACACTGGAGCTGCCCAA GTACAATGAAGCCTACACATGGACAAACCCCACATGTTGTGTTCACAACATCATCGTGGGTCAGCTGTGGATTGAGCAGTATGGAAATATGGAGGTGATCAACCACAG AACTGGCGAACGATGCTGCCTGAATTTCAAACCATGTGGCCTTTTTGGAAAAGAATTGCACAAAGTTGAAGGCTACATTCTGGATAAGAG caaaAAGAAGCTGTGTGCTCTCTATGGGAAGTGGACCGAGTGTCTGTATGTCGTTGATCCGTCTGCGTTTGAGGCGCACaagaaaaacgacaaaaaagggtcagaggagaagaaaagcagcaaagcg GGCTGCAGCGAGGATCAGGAGGGGGTTCCTTCTTCTCCAGCTGcagacactgtggaggtgaTTGCAGGCAGCCAGCTGCTCTGGAGAATCACACCCAGACCTGCAAACTCAGCCCAG ATGTACAGCTTCACATCCTTTGCGATGCAGCTGAACGAGCTGCACAGGGAGATGGAGGGAGTCATTCCCCAGACCGACTGCAGGCTCAGACCGGACATACGAGCCATGGAGAACGGCGACATCG ACCTCGCCagtgaggagaagaagaggctCGAGGAGAAGCAAAGAGCTGCTCGCAAAAACCGCTCCAAATCTGACGAGGAGTGGAAGACCAA GAGTCCCGCCCTGGGCCCGAG GTGGTTTCAGCAGGGCCAGAACCCCCACACCAGCTCCCAGGACTGGCTCTTCTGTGGCGGATACTGGGACAGAGCATACAGCCAGCAGCCGGACATTTACTAA
- the osbpl1a gene encoding oxysterol-binding protein-related protein 1 isoform X3: MKQFLEGTVHRGLARHVKKYEGLLWKSSRFFGWRSYWVVLQDGVISWYSKQSDAAANVRRQGCKSLTNAHCLIRAKDNCFFTLKCFDDSVHHFKVSPKTEPEAARKEWLDALEEHSAFSTHYCSQEQGSEEEEEEEVMSLGELTDSLQAAEASQKKLEKEVEALVSMLKNDGLSEGFPSAIVQKMQEICELSSETKSSLGVCLSLFSRQEGVRSVKLEQEVEKNKILSEALQTLATEHHELEQSVVKGSSPRSALSEDEFHDAVSESESELSLSGFETVASHSCDEDEEDEGSVMLSSPCSSPTSMLQEDNHGNKDELQHNGITRHRTSLPAPMFSRNDFSIWSILRNCIGMELSKITMPVIFNEPLSFLQRLTEYMEHTYLIHQANASSDSVERMKCVAAFAVSAVASQWERTGKPFNPLLGETYELVREDLGFRLISEQVSHHPPVSAFHAEGLKQDFVFHGSIYPKLKFWGKSVEAEPKGIITLELPKYNEAYTWTNPTCCVHNIIVGQLWIEQYGNMEVINHRTGERCCLNFKPCGLFGKELHKVEGYILDKSKKKLCALYGKWTECLYVVDPSAFEAHKKNDKKGSEEKKSSKAGCSEDQEGVPSSPAADTVEVIAGSQLLWRITPRPANSAQMYSFTSFAMQLNELHREMEGVIPQTDCRLRPDIRAMENGDIDLASEEKKRLEEKQRAARKNRSKSDEEWKTKSPALGPRWFQQGQNPHTSSQDWLFCGGYWDRAYSQQPDIY, encoded by the exons ATGAAGCAGTTTCTTGAAGGCACCGTTCATCGA GGTTTGGCCCGACATGTCAAGAAGTATGAAGGACTCCTCTGGAAG AGCTCCAGATTTTTTGGCTGGCGCTCCTACTGGGTTGTTCTTCAGGACGGGGTGATCTCCTGGTACTCAAAACA GTCCGACGCAGCTGCCAATGTCAGAAGGCAAGGCTGCAAGTCCCTCACAAACGCTCACTGTTTG ATACGAGCAAAAGATAACTGCTTTTTCACGCTCAAGTGCTTTGACGACAGCGTGCATCACTTCAAAGTATCGCCTAAAACTGAGCCAGAGGCAGCAAGAAAG GAATGGCTGGATGCGCTGGAGGAGCACTCGGCGTTCAGCACACACTATTGTTCCCAAGAGCAAGgcagcgaggaggaggaggaggaggaagtgatgTCACTCGGGGAGCTCACAGACTCGCTACAG GCAGCAGAGGCCAGCCAAAAGAAGCTGGAGAAGGAGGTGGAAGCGCTCGTGTCCATGCTGAAAAATGATGGGCTTTCAGAAG GATTTCCATCAGCTATAGTGCAGAAAATGCAAGAAATCTGTGAGTTATCCAGTGAGACCAAGTCCAGTCTCGGCGTTTGCCTCAGCCTCTTCTCCAGACAGGAAGGG GTGCGCAGTGTGAAATTGGAGCAGGAGGTAGAGAAGAATAAGATCCTCTCCGAAGCGCTGCAGACTCTGGCCACCGAGCACCACGAACTTGAGCAATCCGTCGTCAAGGGATCTTCACCGCGCAGTGCCCTCAGCGAGGATGAGTTCCACGACGCCGTGTCTG AGTCAGAATCGGAGCTCTCCCTGAGCGGTTTTGAGACGGTGGCCAGCCATTCCTGTgacgaggacgaggaggacgaAGGCTCTGTCATGCTAAGCAGCCCGTGCAGCAGCCCCACCAGCATGTTGCAGGAGgataaccatggcaacaaggaTGAGCTTCAACACAACGGGATAACAAGGCATAG gACCAGCTTACCTGCACCGATGTTTTCAAGAAATGACTTCAGCATTTGGAGTATCCTGAGGAACTGCATTGGAATG GAGCTCTCCAAGATCACAATGCCGGTGATTTTCAACGAGCCGCTCAGCTTCTTGCAGCGTCTGACCGAGTACATGGAGCACACGTACCTCATTCACCAGGCTAACGCCTCCTCGGACTCTGTTGAGAGGATGAAG TGTGTGGCTGCGTTTGCTGTGTCTGCTGTGGCCTCTCAATGGGAGCGGACTGGGAAACCCTTCAACCCTCTGCTGGGAGAAACCTATGAACTGGTCAG AGAGGATCTGGGCTTCAGGCTCATATCAGAGCAGGTGAGCCACCATCCTCCTGTCAGTGCCTTCCATGCTGAGGGTCTGAAGCAGGACTTTGTGTTTCATGGGTCCATCTACCCCAAGCTGAAGTTCTGGGGTAAAAGTGTAGAAGCTGAGCCAAAAGGCATCATCACACTGGAGCTGCCCAA GTACAATGAAGCCTACACATGGACAAACCCCACATGTTGTGTTCACAACATCATCGTGGGTCAGCTGTGGATTGAGCAGTATGGAAATATGGAGGTGATCAACCACAG AACTGGCGAACGATGCTGCCTGAATTTCAAACCATGTGGCCTTTTTGGAAAAGAATTGCACAAAGTTGAAGGCTACATTCTGGATAAGAG caaaAAGAAGCTGTGTGCTCTCTATGGGAAGTGGACCGAGTGTCTGTATGTCGTTGATCCGTCTGCGTTTGAGGCGCACaagaaaaacgacaaaaaagggtcagaggagaagaaaagcagcaaagcg GGCTGCAGCGAGGATCAGGAGGGGGTTCCTTCTTCTCCAGCTGcagacactgtggaggtgaTTGCAGGCAGCCAGCTGCTCTGGAGAATCACACCCAGACCTGCAAACTCAGCCCAG ATGTACAGCTTCACATCCTTTGCGATGCAGCTGAACGAGCTGCACAGGGAGATGGAGGGAGTCATTCCCCAGACCGACTGCAGGCTCAGACCGGACATACGAGCCATGGAGAACGGCGACATCG ACCTCGCCagtgaggagaagaagaggctCGAGGAGAAGCAAAGAGCTGCTCGCAAAAACCGCTCCAAATCTGACGAGGAGTGGAAGACCAA GAGTCCCGCCCTGGGCCCGAG GTGGTTTCAGCAGGGCCAGAACCCCCACACCAGCTCCCAGGACTGGCTCTTCTGTGGCGGATACTGGGACAGAGCATACAGCCAGCAGCCGGACATTTACTAA